The stretch of DNA GCGGCAGCAATGCCACTTGTGGAGCATGCAACGGCAGCGCCACAGTAAGTGCAACAGGCGGTACCGGCACCAAGACTTTTGTATGGAGCAATGGATCGACCACGGCAACAATTTCAAGTTTATGTGCAGGTACATATATTGCTACCGTGACCGATGCCAACGGATGTACATCAACTTGCAGCATCGTGATAACAGCAACATCATCAATTACATGCACCACCACCAAAACGAATGTAAGTTGTAATGGTGGAAACAATGGCACTGCAACCGTAAATGCAACCGGAGGTTCAGGATATACTTATCTATGGAGTAATGCACAAACCAACCAAACAGCTACCGGCCTCATAGCTGGTACCTATACGGTAACGGTAACAGCAAGCAATGGTTGCACCACAACATGCACGGCAGTAATCACACAGCCTACCGCATTAAGTTGTAGCATAAGCGGCAGCAATGCCACTTGTGGAGCATGCAACGGCAGCGCCACAGTAAGTGCAACAGGCGGTACCGGCACCAAGACTTTGTATGGAGCATGGATCAACCACGGCAACAATTTCAAGTTTTTGCGGTACCTATATTGCTACCGTGACCGATGCCAACGGATGTACATCAACTTGCGCATCGGATAACAGCCATCACATTGCACACACCAAACATGTAGTTGTATGGTGGAAACAGGCACTGCACCGATGCAAGGGTTAGTCTATCTGGGTAATGCTACACGCTCAGCCATAGCTGGTACCTGTCGTACAGGTTGCCCCGCCGCGTATTACCACTTTTTGCGGAAGCTGCCCTGGCAGTCGCAGCGGTGCCGGCGGTGGCAGCTGGGCGGATCGCCACGGCACATTCAGTTTTGTGCAGGTCATATATTGCCGTAACCGATGCCAACGGATGTCATCAACTTGCAGCATGTGATAACAGCAACATCATCAATTACATGCACCACTACAAGAACGAATGTAAGTTGTAATGGTGGAAACAATGGCACTGCAACCGTAAATTCAACCGGAGGTTCAGGATATACTTATCTATGGAGTAATGCACAAACCAACCAAACAGCTACCGGCCTCATAGCTGGTACCTATACGGTAACGGTAACAGCAAGCAATGGTTGCACACAACATGCACGGCAGTATTACACAACCTACCGTATTAAGTTGTAGCATAAGCGGCAGCAATGCCACTTGTGGAGCATGCAACGGCAGCGCGTAAGTGCAACAGGCGGTACCGGCACCAAGACTTGTATGGAGCAATGGATCAACCACGGCAACAATTTCAAGTTTATGTGGGGCCTAATTGCCCGTAACTGATGCCAACGGATGTACATCAACTTGCAGCATCGTGATAACAGCAACATCATCAATTACATGCACCACCACCAAAACGAATGTAAGTTGTAATGGTGGAAACAATGGCACTGCAACCGTAAATGCAACCGGAGGTTCAGGATATACTTATCTATGGAGTAATGCTCAAACCAACCAAACAGCTACCGGCCTTATAGCTGGTACCTATACGGTAACGGTAACAGCAAGCAATGGTTGCAGCACAACATGCACGGCAGTTATTACCCAGCCAGCTTCGTTAACTTGCAGCACATCTTCTACAGCTGCAGGATGCAGCCAATGCAATGGCACTATGTCTGTAGTTGCATCAGGAGGCACAGGTTCTAAGACCTATCTTTGGAGCAATAGTGCAACAACAGCGAATGTTAGTAATGTTTGTTCTGGAACGTATACTGTTACAGTTACTGATGCTAATGGATGTACTACATCTTGTTTGGTTGTTGTGGCAGGAACCAATTCAATATCTTGTTCTGTGAGCAAAACGGATTTGAGTTGTTACTTTACCATTAATGGAACAGCAACAGTAAATCCAACGGGTGGAAGTGGATACACTTATTTGTGGAGCAATGGCAAAACTACTAAAACAATAACAGGCCTTGATGCTGGAACCTTTACGGTTACGGTTACCTCTTCGCAAGGTTGCACCACAACATGTTCAACGGTTATTATCAAGCCAAACTTGGTTACTTGCTCTACAATAAGAACAAATGCAACCTGTGGCCAATGCAATGGTATGGCTACGGTTACGGCAAATGGTGGAACAGGTACATATACTTACAGTTGGAATACGGTTCCTGTAAAAACCACTTCTAGCGTGAGCGGCCTTTGTGCAGGAACATATACCGTTACTGTTACAGATGGCAATGGTTGTTCCTCGACTTGCACAGTAGTTATTTCTAGTTCCTCTTCTACGTTGGCTTGCAGCATTATTACAAATTCAAATGTAACTTGCAATGGAGCGAGTAATGGGTCTCTTACTGTAAATCAAACCGGAGGAGTGGCCTCGTATTCGTACTTGTGGAGCAACGGTAAGACCACTAAGACTATAAGTAATCTTGCAGCAGGAATTTATACCGCAACAGTAACAGATGCTGGCGGATGTACAACAACTTGTTCTAAACAAGTTACACAACCTCAGGCAATCAGCGTTATCTTGGCCGGAAAGAATGTTAGTTCTTGTAATAATAATGATGGTGCTATAACAACTACCGTAACCGGTGGCACAGCACCGTATTCATTTAGCTGGAGTAATGGAAATACGAATGCCAATCAGAGTAGTTTAGTTGCTGGTATATATACGGTTACGGTTACTGATGCTAAAGGATGCACAAAAACAGCTACTTTAGAGATAACGCAGCCAATATATATATGTAGTACTTTCTATACAGGGCATGCAATCTCCTGGTACAAGGGTCAAAATGGACAGGATACCTTGGTTAAGTATCTAGATGCTAACTTTAATACAGTTTTCCCTAATGGACTAGTTTTGAAAGGAAGTTGTCAGGGAGCATTTAGCCTAACAATGACTTCGGCTGCTGCAGTCAAGACGGTTATGCAAGGGCAGTTAAATACAAATGCTTTAACGGCCAATTTAGTAAACCCATCGTTGGCACAATTGAACAATGGATTGGCGGCACAGACAACTACCTTAGCACTAAATATTTTCTTTGATTTAATGAATCCTAATTTTGCTCCAAGTACTGTTAATTTTAAAGATATGGTGGTTGATACTGGTCCGGTTGCAGGATTAACAGTATGGCAATTATATCAAGAGGGTATAAATGCGCTCACTGGTTGTGGTTCGGTGTATTCAAATAATATCTTAAGAACATATATTGCTTATGTTAATTCATCATGGAATCTTGGAACCAAGGTTAATACAGCAGTTACGTGTCCGCCTAATACATGCAGCAAATCGGTTACCTGGGCTGCAAATGATACTGAACTTATGTTTAATGCTTATCCTAATCCAACGAATGATGTTCTAAATATTAGTTATGTTGGATTAAGTGAAGGCGAATATTCAATTATGTTGTATGATATGGCCGGACGACTTGTATATACTGACAGGCAGCAATCTAATGAAGGAACCAACACCTTTACGTATTCTATTGAGGCATTTTCAGCCGGAATGTATAATGTAAAGGTTAACGTAGATGGAATAATCAGGAATGTGAAGATTGTTAAACGGTAATATTAATTAATTGAACGATTTATTAAACCGTAAGCATTGCTTGCGGTTTTTTTTTAATATTGCCACATGCGCTGTTATTTATTGACTGTTTATTTACTGTTATGCTTCATCTCCTATGGACAAGAAGAAGTTGATAATGCCCGTAAACACATTATTCAATTAACTTCGAAAAAGTATAGTGGAAGAGGATATGTAAAACACGGAGATCAGAAGGCAGCAAATTATATTGCTAATTATTTTAGGAAGAATAATGTAAAGGCTTTTGGTAATGACTACTTCCAACCTTTTGAATTTCCGGTAAATACTTTTCCGGGTAAGACGGCCATATCAATTGATAAGCACCCTTTAGTTCCGGGCGTAGATTATATTTTTCACCATGCTAGCACTTCTATAAAAGAAACATATGCGCTTGAACCATTTGTATCACTCGATCAGTTGAGAACAGAAGTTTCATCAAAGATTATATGCATCGATATTACATCGCAAAATGATTCTGTAAAGAAATATATCAATGAACTTATTAATGCCTCAGATTTTTCATGCGGGGGATTAGTTATTCTTAACGATAAACTGACTTGGAGTGTTGCAACGAAGCAAATACGTAAACCTGTCATTTATATTTTGAAGAATAAATTCATCAAGGGAAAAAAAATCACCATTGAGTTACAAACTTGCCTCATCGAAAAACACAAGTCAAATAATGTAATAGGATATATTGAAGGCAGCCAAAGTAAGGATTCGTTTATTGTAATTACTGCGCATTACGATCATCTTGGAATGATGGGTAAAAAAGCAATCTTTCCCGGTGCAAATGATAATGCGAGCGGAGTGAGTATGTTGCTTTCATTAATTGATTATTACATTCTACATAAGCCGGAATACAGCATTGTTTTCATTGCATTTGCAGGCGAGGAAGCGGGGTTATTAGGTTCGCGTTTTTATACACTGAATCCGGTTTTTCCTTTAAAGCAGATAAAATTCTTAATCAATCTTGATTTGATGGGTACCGGTGACGAAGGTATTATGGTTGTTAATGCTACCGAGTATCCCAAAGCATTTGATTTGTTGGAAAAAAATAATGAGCAGAAAAAATTATTGTCAGCCATAAAAAAACGAGGAAAGGCTGCCAATAGCGATCATTATTGGTTTAGCGAAAGCGGTGTTCCTTCATTCTTTATTTATACCTTGGGCGGAATCAAAGCATATCATGACGTAGACGATGTTGCAGCAACACTGCCTCTCACCGAATTTGAAGACATCAGGAGATTATTAATTGATTTTATTTCTGAAGTAACACATGCTACATATTGAAAATATTCGCATCCATTGCATTAAAAAACGTGGAGTAACTGAGGAATTTCCTTTCGATCAGGATACCTTGGTATTTAAGGTTTTGGGCAAGATGTTTTGCCTTACAAGTATTAGTGAACCGAGTAGCATTAATATAAAGTGCGAACCGGAGTATGCAATTGAGCTACGCGAAAAATACGAAGGGGTGCAGCCAGGCTACCACATGAGTAAAAAGCATTGGAATACCATTGACCTTAATAGTGGCATTCCAGATAAATTGATTTTGCAATGGATAGATGACTCTTATAGCTTAGTTGTAAGTTCATTACCTCTTAAAACACAAAGGGAACTAGAACAACTGTTATGAAGTATACGATTCAACAAGTGGCTACTATGATGCAAGGAGAATTGATTATCAATTCTACTGAAGAAATATCTATAACGCATTTATCGATTGATTCACGCTCAGCAGATAATAACCTTGAAACACTTTTTTTGCGATTATAACCGCACGAAATGATGGACATAAGTATATGAAGGATTTACAGAAGTCGGGTGTAAGAACAATTGTAATTAGCAACCGAAATTACCTGGATACCTGGGCCAATTATATTGTAGTTGAAGATACGGGCAAAGCGCTGCAACGCTTTGCAATAGCCCATCGCAAAGCTTTTGATATAAAGACAATTGGAATAACGGGTAGCAACGGAAAAACAATGACCAAGGAATGGTTATATCAGTTGTTATATAAAAATTTTAATGTAGTTCGCAGCCCTAAAAGTTTTAATTCACAGATTGGAGTTCCCTTATCTGTAAGTTTAATTAGCGAAGTACATAACCTTGCGTTGTTTGAAGCCGGGATTTCGCAACCCGGTGAGATGGAACACCTCGAAAAAATAATTCAACCACAAATAGGAATTCTAACAGGCATTGGCAATGCGCATGATGAAGGTTTTGCCAATCGGTTGCAAAAGATATCCGAGAAGCTGAATTTGTTCAGGAATTGTGAATGGATAGTATACCATCACGGTGACAAGGATGTGGATGAGATTCTTGATGCATTGTGTAAAGAAAATAAAACGGTAAAACTGTTTGGGTGTAGCGCTGGCAAGATGGGCATACTCCAGCATATTTCGATAAGAAAGGATAGCACGCAAACTATCATCAGTGCTATGTATCATACCTTGCCGGTGCAAATTGCAATTCCATTTATTGACGATGCATCTATTAGCAATTGCATATTATGCTGGGCTACTTTGTTATTGCTGAAACTTGACTTTGATCTGATTGCAGAACTAATGAAGCAATTGCACCCCATTGAAATGCGTTTGCAAATGCTTAGTGGAGTAAACAATTGTATTGTCATAAATGATTCATACAACAGCGACATTAACTCGCTGCGAATAGCTCTTAATTATATGAAGCAGCATCAGCATGGCACACGATCATGCATTATACTTAGCGATATGATGGAATCGGCTAAGCACAAGGACAACCTCTATGGAGAAATTTTCAGCCTGCTTAAAGAAAATAAAATTGACAGAAAAATATTTATTGGCAGCGAGCTTAGTAGAGCAGCTAATGAGAATGGTATAAAATCGGAGTGCTATGATAACACAGAGAGTTTTCTAAGCACTGTAAATACTAATGATTTTAATAATGAAATAATTTTAATTAAAGGAGCACGTGTTTTTGAGTTTGAGCGCATAAGCTATTTACTTCAGGAAAAAAACCATGATACAGTGTTAGAAGTTAACCTTACTGCGTTGGTCTACAATTTTAATTTTTATAAAGCGAAACTGAATCCGGAAGTAAAGACTATGTGTATGGTAAAGGCATTTGCATATGGTGGAGGTAGTTTCGAAATAGCCAATATCCTGGCCTTCCATAAAGCCGATTACCTGGCTGTGGCCTATACAGATGAAGGAGTTGAATTGCGAAACCGTGGTATAACCTTACCGTTAATGGTAATGAATAGCGAAGTACAAAGTTTTCGAACCTTAGCTGACTATAACCTGGAGCCTGAGTTATATTCAATAAGAATGATACAATTGTATAGCGACTTTGTACGTATGCGCCAGGATAATAAAACGTATGGCATTCATCTTAAGTTTGACACCGGTATGCATCGACTTGGTTTGTTGCCAGATGAGATTGAAAAGGCAATAGTGCTTTTGGCAAGCAATCCAAAGTTAAAAGTTATAAGTGTAATGTCGCACCTTGCAGCGAGCGAGCAGGTAGAGTATGATAACTTTACACTTATGCAAATGGATAAGTTTGTGAAAATGTCGAGCCAGATTTCGGATGCATTGGGTTATCAACCGCTTCGGCATATTTGTAATTCAAGTGCTGCTATTCGATTTACACATGCGCAGTATGATATGGTGCGCTTGGGAATAGGATTACATGGTGCTGCTAATACTGCTGAAGAAACCGCTAATCTATTGCCTGTATCAACTTTTAAAACGCGTATCTCGCAAATCAAAAAGGTTAATAAAGGAGAGGTTGTTGGTTATGGTTGTAAGACAGTTGCCACATCCGATATTCGTATTGCAGTAATAGCAGTTGGATATGCTGATGGCCTTAGCCGTGAATGCGGCAATGGAGCATATACTGTATTGGTTAACAATGTGCCTTGTTCTACGATAGGCAACATTTGCATGGATATGTGTATGATTGACGTTACTAATGTTACTTGTAACGAAGGCGATGAAGTTATCATTTTTGGAAGGACTCATTCAATTCATGGCATGGCTAAAGCCATGCGAACTATACCTTACGAAGTGCTTACAGGCATATCGCAACGCGTTAAGCGTGTGTATTTGTATGAATAAATGTGTTTGTAATTGTTGCCTGACATTAGCCAAAGCACCTTTCCAGATAAATATAACGACTACTTGACTTCAAATAATTCTGAT from Bacteroidota bacterium encodes:
- a CDS encoding bifunctional UDP-N-acetylmuramoyl-tripeptide:D-alanyl-D-alanine ligase/alanine racemase produces the protein MKDLQKSGVRTIVISNRNYLDTWANYIVVEDTGKALQRFAIAHRKAFDIKTIGITGSNGKTMTKEWLYQLLYKNFNVVRSPKSFNSQIGVPLSVSLISEVHNLALFEAGISQPGEMEHLEKIIQPQIGILTGIGNAHDEGFANRLQKISEKLNLFRNCEWIVYHHGDKDVDEILDALCKENKTVKLFGCSAGKMGILQHISIRKDSTQTIISAMYHTLPVQIAIPFIDDASISNCILCWATLLLLKLDFDLIAELMKQLHPIEMRLQMLSGVNNCIVINDSYNSDINSLRIALNYMKQHQHGTRSCIILSDMMESAKHKDNLYGEIFSLLKENKIDRKIFIGSELSRAANENGIKSECYDNTESFLSTVNTNDFNNEIILIKGARVFEFERISYLLQEKNHDTVLEVNLTALVYNFNFYKAKLNPEVKTMCMVKAFAYGGGSFEIANILAFHKADYLAVAYTDEGVELRNRGITLPLMVMNSEVQSFRTLADYNLEPELYSIRMIQLYSDFVRMRQDNKTYGIHLKFDTGMHRLGLLPDEIEKAIVLLASNPKLKVISVMSHLAASEQVEYDNFTLMQMDKFVKMSSQISDALGYQPLRHICNSSAAIRFTHAQYDMVRLGIGLHGAANTAEETANLLPVSTFKTRISQIKKVNKGEVVGYGCKTVATSDIRIAVIAVGYADGLSRECGNGAYTVLVNNVPCSTIGNICMDMCMIDVTNVTCNEGDEVIIFGRTHSIHGMAKAMRTIPYEVLTGISQRVKRVYLYE
- a CDS encoding M28 family peptidase; this translates as MRCYLLTVYLLLCFISYGQEEVDNARKHIIQLTSKKYSGRGYVKHGDQKAANYIANYFRKNNVKAFGNDYFQPFEFPVNTFPGKTAISIDKHPLVPGVDYIFHHASTSIKETYALEPFVSLDQLRTEVSSKIICIDITSQNDSVKKYINELINASDFSCGGLVILNDKLTWSVATKQIRKPVIYILKNKFIKGKKITIELQTCLIEKHKSNNVIGYIEGSQSKDSFIVITAHYDHLGMMGKKAIFPGANDNASGVSMLLSLIDYYILHKPEYSIVFIAFAGEEAGLLGSRFYTLNPVFPLKQIKFLINLDLMGTGDEGIMVVNATEYPKAFDLLEKNNEQKKLLSAIKKRGKAANSDHYWFSESGVPSFFIYTLGGIKAYHDVDDVAATLPLTEFEDIRRLLIDFISEVTHATY
- a CDS encoding SprB repeat-containing protein — protein: MPTDVINLQHVITATSSITCTTTRTNVSCNGGNNGTATVNSTGGSGYTYLWSNAQTNQTATGLIAGTYTVTVTASNGCTQHARQYYTTYRIKL
- a CDS encoding MmcQ/YjbR family DNA-binding protein — its product is MLHIENIRIHCIKKRGVTEEFPFDQDTLVFKVLGKMFCLTSISEPSSINIKCEPEYAIELREKYEGVQPGYHMSKKHWNTIDLNSGIPDKLILQWIDDSYSLVVSSLPLKTQRELEQLL
- a CDS encoding T9SS type A sorting domain-containing protein, which encodes MPVTDANGCTSTCSIVITATSSITCTTTKTNVSCNGGNNGTATVNATGGSGYTYLWSNAQTNQTATGLIAGTYTVTVTASNGCSTTCTAVITQPASLTCSTSSTAAGCSQCNGTMSVVASGGTGSKTYLWSNSATTANVSNVCSGTYTVTVTDANGCTTSCLVVVAGTNSISCSVSKTDLSCYFTINGTATVNPTGGSGYTYLWSNGKTTKTITGLDAGTFTVTVTSSQGCTTTCSTVIIKPNLVTCSTIRTNATCGQCNGMATVTANGGTGTYTYSWNTVPVKTTSSVSGLCAGTYTVTVTDGNGCSSTCTVVISSSSSTLACSIITNSNVTCNGASNGSLTVNQTGGVASYSYLWSNGKTTKTISNLAAGIYTATVTDAGGCTTTCSKQVTQPQAISVILAGKNVSSCNNNDGAITTTVTGGTAPYSFSWSNGNTNANQSSLVAGIYTVTVTDAKGCTKTATLEITQPIYICSTFYTGHAISWYKGQNGQDTLVKYLDANFNTVFPNGLVLKGSCQGAFSLTMTSAAAVKTVMQGQLNTNALTANLVNPSLAQLNNGLAAQTTTLALNIFFDLMNPNFAPSTVNFKDMVVDTGPVAGLTVWQLYQEGINALTGCGSVYSNNILRTYIAYVNSSWNLGTKVNTAVTCPPNTCSKSVTWAANDTELMFNAYPNPTNDVLNISYVGLSEGEYSIMLYDMAGRLVYTDRQQSNEGTNTFTYSIEAFSAGMYNVKVNVDGIIRNVKIVKR